One window from the genome of Methyloradius palustris encodes:
- a CDS encoding S1 family peptidase has protein sequence MRQTILPIIFASISINAYAEPTLDQIYTLKGSIVKINTATKSGARGVGSGVVVAEDYVATNCHVLTNAVGVNVTAHGDTFNPVAVKEDWRHDVCLLKVDYLGMKPVVLADSESPQYEQSIFSIGFQGGAPKPQTTFGNVKALYPLDDGMVIRTSDSFMLGASGSPIFDDEGKLYGLNTFKSPGHDAYYFGVPVKWIKALLNAPDLKELGQSGTPFWDSPEGQQPFFMRIVLPVQNKDWVSLKSIAQDWQSKEPTAIEASYYLALAEENLGETKAAQQLYGQVLKANPRHTASMLALAKLAKTEGNVQELQRLTMLLKDLNSDAVEELGANLQ, from the coding sequence ATGCGCCAGACTATCTTGCCCATTATTTTTGCATCAATCAGTATTAACGCCTACGCCGAGCCTACTTTAGACCAGATCTATACGCTTAAAGGGTCTATTGTAAAAATCAACACGGCCACCAAAAGTGGCGCGCGAGGCGTGGGTTCTGGAGTTGTGGTCGCCGAAGATTACGTGGCGACTAATTGCCACGTGTTAACCAATGCTGTGGGTGTAAACGTTACGGCGCATGGTGATACGTTTAATCCAGTAGCTGTCAAAGAAGACTGGCGCCATGATGTGTGCCTGCTCAAGGTTGATTATTTGGGAATGAAGCCAGTGGTGCTGGCGGACAGTGAGTCGCCGCAGTATGAGCAATCGATTTTTTCCATTGGTTTTCAAGGTGGCGCGCCTAAACCACAAACTACATTCGGCAATGTCAAAGCGCTTTATCCGCTGGATGACGGTATGGTGATTCGTACTTCAGACTCCTTTATGTTGGGCGCAAGTGGTAGCCCGATATTTGATGATGAAGGCAAACTGTACGGTTTGAACACATTTAAAAGCCCAGGGCACGATGCCTATTATTTTGGTGTACCCGTTAAATGGATCAAAGCGTTGCTTAATGCCCCGGACCTTAAAGAATTGGGACAATCTGGTACGCCATTTTGGGATAGTCCTGAAGGTCAGCAACCGTTCTTCATGCGGATTGTGCTGCCTGTGCAAAATAAGGATTGGGTAAGCTTGAAATCCATTGCTCAGGATTGGCAAAGTAAAGAACCAACTGCTATAGAGGCAAGTTATTACCTTGCTTTAGCAGAGGAAAATCTGGGGGAAACTAAAGCCGCACAACAATTATATGGTCAAGTATTAAAGGCTAATCCAAGGCACACAGCCAGCATGCTGGCTTTAGCTAAATTGGCTAAAACAGAGGGGAATGTTCAAGAACTACAAAGGCTTACTATGTTACTAAAAGACCTCAACAGCGATGCTGTTGAGGAACTGGGCGCAAACCTCCAATAA
- a CDS encoding MOSC domain-containing protein, giving the protein MAFEQQTLRGFTTQFSKAGRLEQILLRPARRAAIKSVVEAIAIAGLGLQGDRSADKKITTVVSKRQVTLIQAEHLPVVASLVGLETLEAKTLRRNLVVSGFNLLAARSLFKDQPVYIQIGDLEATGPCEPCSLMEELLGKGGYNAMRGHGGITAKVIRGGQLTVGSAVICKAEALDEI; this is encoded by the coding sequence ATGGCTTTTGAACAACAAACTTTACGTGGGTTCACCACACAGTTTTCTAAAGCTGGCCGACTAGAGCAAATCTTGTTGCGGCCAGCACGTCGTGCAGCTATAAAAAGTGTAGTTGAGGCGATTGCCATTGCTGGTTTAGGCCTGCAGGGAGATCGCTCTGCAGATAAGAAAATCACTACGGTGGTGAGTAAGCGTCAAGTGACGTTGATACAGGCGGAGCATTTGCCAGTGGTCGCCAGCTTGGTTGGGTTGGAAACATTGGAGGCCAAAACGTTAAGGCGTAATCTGGTGGTGTCTGGATTCAATCTATTAGCCGCGCGAAGTTTGTTTAAAGACCAGCCTGTGTATATCCAGATAGGTGATCTTGAAGCTACAGGCCCTTGTGAGCCTTGCTCGCTGATGGAAGAGCTATTGGGCAAAGGCGGCTATAACGCGATGCGCGGACATGGCGGAATCACTGCCAAGGTCATTCGTGGTGGGCAATTAACTGTAGGTTCTGCTGTGATTTGCAAGGCTGAGGCTTTGGACGAAATCTAA
- a CDS encoding DUF3820 family protein, translating to MQVEDLQRLVTITMPYGKYKGRILADLPGNYLNWFAREGFPPGEIGRLLALIQEIDHNGLKHLLEPLRNKPTSS from the coding sequence ATGCAAGTCGAAGATTTACAACGATTGGTGACTATCACCATGCCATACGGCAAGTACAAGGGGCGCATACTGGCCGATTTGCCTGGCAATTACCTTAACTGGTTTGCCAGAGAAGGCTTTCCACCAGGCGAGATTGGTCGCTTACTTGCGCTGATTCAAGAGATAGACCATAACGGCCTGAAACACTTACTCGAACCTTTACGCAATAAACCAACTTCGTCATAG
- a CDS encoding EAL domain-containing protein yields the protein MFEHLSRQVVQAGECIFQEGELGDTAYIIEEGCVEVCIGEGENKIRISLLGKDNLIGEIALIDHQPRTATVRAVVHTVLVPIQRNMVDELLEKTDPVIQHLLHVVLERFRHKHGQYAEGKQVEQYDPQRYSADVLIRQRAVANLSLAEDMRFALQAQQFELYYQPICTISDSKIKGFEALLRWMHPVQGMIPPLDFLGLAEQTGQIRDIGLWTLKQACIDWPILRKRSRDDQPFVSVNMSAAQLTGATFVDEVKAILDEYNMPANELKLELTETCMIGNTQVALEVLVGLQSLGLTIALDDFGTGFSGLDYLQRYPIHTLKIDRAFVSRMLTNHESLQIVRASIDLAQSLGMEVLAEGIETEETRNLLNKLNCTLGQGWLFGKPAGMRHR from the coding sequence TTGTTTGAGCATCTAAGTCGTCAAGTCGTGCAGGCAGGCGAATGTATTTTTCAAGAAGGTGAGCTTGGCGACACAGCCTATATTATTGAAGAAGGCTGCGTTGAAGTCTGCATAGGGGAAGGCGAGAATAAAATTCGCATCAGCCTGTTAGGCAAAGATAACCTCATCGGCGAAATCGCCCTAATCGACCATCAACCAAGAACTGCCACCGTGCGCGCAGTCGTGCATACCGTTCTAGTCCCCATACAGCGCAATATGGTGGATGAGTTGCTAGAAAAAACAGACCCTGTTATTCAACATTTACTGCATGTCGTGCTTGAGCGCTTTAGACATAAGCATGGTCAGTATGCAGAAGGCAAACAAGTTGAGCAGTATGATCCCCAGCGCTACAGTGCCGATGTATTAATTAGGCAGCGCGCTGTTGCTAATCTGTCGCTGGCAGAAGATATGCGTTTCGCCTTGCAGGCACAGCAATTTGAGCTCTATTACCAGCCTATCTGCACAATTAGTGATAGTAAAATCAAAGGTTTTGAGGCCTTACTCCGTTGGATGCATCCGGTGCAGGGCATGATTCCACCGCTGGATTTTCTGGGGCTTGCCGAACAAACTGGCCAGATTCGCGACATAGGTTTGTGGACGCTTAAACAGGCCTGCATCGATTGGCCCATACTGCGCAAGCGCTCACGTGATGATCAACCGTTTGTCAGCGTCAACATGTCGGCCGCACAGCTCACGGGTGCTACATTTGTTGATGAAGTCAAAGCGATACTCGATGAATATAATATGCCAGCAAATGAGCTTAAACTGGAGCTCACTGAAACCTGCATGATTGGCAACACGCAGGTGGCGTTAGAAGTCTTGGTAGGTCTGCAATCACTAGGCCTGACTATTGCGCTGGATGACTTTGGTACTGGATTTTCAGGCCTTGATTACCTGCAACGCTACCCGATACACACTCTGAAAATAGACCGTGCTTTTGTCAGCCGCATGCTTACGAATCATGAAAGTCTGCAGATTGTGCGTGCCTCGATTGATCTTGCGCAGTCACTAGGCATGGAAGTTCTCGCCGAAGGCATTGAGACTGAAGAAACACGTAACCTACTCAATAAACTGAATTGCACGCTCGGGCAGGGTTGGTTGTTTGGCAAGCCCGCAGGTATGAGGCATCGCTAA
- a CDS encoding DedA family protein/thiosulfate sulfurtransferase GlpE: MTYLVDLLQQYGLLIVFANVFLEQIGLPIPAYPALLLTGALLGQGQYTAPSLLFTAVFSALLADVIWYMAGRKYGRRVMAKLCKISLSPDSCVRQTESLYLRIGPPALLFCKFIPGFASISSALAGTVGTKPWTFIIFDSLGAAIWAGSAILLGSLFSSTIDELISSLAQMGRFGAMLIALALVAFVASKWWERYRFMKALRMEQITVEELGTMLKAGQSPVIIDVRPTQLQTGGRIPGAITLTADTVDAFALESNVEGEVILYCACPNEASAAKMAKLLIQKGYHRVRPLTGGIDAWVSAGYEVESADLALPDASK; this comes from the coding sequence ATGACTTACCTCGTAGATTTATTGCAGCAGTACGGCTTGCTGATTGTATTTGCCAATGTGTTTCTGGAGCAGATCGGTTTGCCGATTCCAGCCTATCCCGCATTGCTGCTGACTGGTGCGTTGCTTGGACAAGGGCAATATACAGCGCCTAGTTTGTTGTTTACGGCGGTCTTCTCAGCCTTATTGGCGGATGTGATCTGGTACATGGCGGGCCGCAAATATGGCCGTAGAGTGATGGCTAAATTGTGCAAGATTTCTCTATCGCCTGATTCTTGTGTGCGGCAAACGGAGTCGCTTTATTTGCGTATCGGCCCGCCAGCCTTGTTGTTCTGTAAGTTCATTCCTGGCTTTGCTTCTATATCCAGTGCCTTGGCCGGCACTGTGGGTACCAAGCCTTGGACATTTATAATTTTTGATAGCTTGGGTGCTGCTATCTGGGCGGGTTCTGCGATTTTATTGGGTAGTTTATTCAGCAGCACGATTGACGAGTTGATTTCTTCACTTGCACAAATGGGGCGCTTTGGCGCCATGTTGATTGCGCTGGCTTTGGTGGCTTTCGTTGCTTCTAAATGGTGGGAGCGTTATCGGTTTATGAAGGCGCTACGCATGGAGCAGATCACAGTGGAGGAGCTTGGTACTATGCTCAAAGCTGGTCAATCGCCTGTGATTATTGACGTACGCCCAACACAGCTGCAAACAGGTGGCAGAATCCCCGGCGCAATTACGTTAACGGCAGATACCGTGGATGCCTTTGCATTGGAATCTAATGTGGAAGGCGAAGTGATTTTATATTGCGCATGCCCCAACGAGGCGAGTGCCGCAAAAATGGCAAAGTTACTCATCCAAAAAGGCTACCACCGCGTGCGCCCATTGACTGGCGGCATAGATGCCTGGGTAAGCGCAGGCTATGAGGTTGAAAGTGCAGATTTAGCGTTGCCTGACGCTAGTAAGTGA
- a CDS encoding DUF481 domain-containing protein, producing the protein MPQLKNIFQVLIWLTLIASHFALADQVLLKNGDVITGEIIKKETEKLVFKTSYAGEINIQWSEIQNLTSDEPQQIVLSDGSIVKGKIESMEAGEGKIVGEKDERDFDLNETRYINPSVDLAGLGTRWSGHINAGGTITQGNSDTQSIRFDGETIARKQFSRYTFGGVFNHAEDRGSNTQFNSRAYGKYDYFFSPRWYGYLNQSLENDRFRDLRLRSVSGAGSGYQIFETPNINLALEGGLNYITEDYYQADPESYPALRWAIKYDQLLFKNDVRFFHEHEVLLGLQQTSQTLFSSKTGLRFPLLFGFNATTQLNFNWDSQPSPGRTKEDSTLLFTVGYGW; encoded by the coding sequence ATGCCACAACTAAAAAACATCTTTCAGGTACTTATCTGGCTTACTTTAATAGCCAGCCATTTCGCTTTAGCAGACCAGGTCTTGCTTAAAAATGGCGATGTCATTACGGGTGAAATCATCAAAAAAGAAACCGAAAAATTGGTGTTTAAAACCAGTTATGCAGGCGAAATCAATATTCAATGGTCAGAAATCCAGAATCTTACTTCAGATGAACCGCAGCAGATTGTATTAAGCGATGGCAGCATTGTGAAAGGCAAGATCGAAAGTATGGAGGCTGGTGAAGGCAAGATTGTCGGTGAAAAGGATGAGCGAGATTTTGACTTGAACGAAACACGCTACATTAACCCATCAGTTGATTTGGCAGGCTTAGGTACGCGCTGGTCAGGGCATATCAATGCGGGCGGTACCATTACTCAGGGCAATAGTGATACGCAATCCATACGGTTTGATGGCGAAACCATCGCGCGAAAACAATTTAGTCGATATACCTTTGGCGGTGTGTTCAACCATGCTGAAGACCGGGGGAGTAATACCCAGTTTAATAGCCGTGCTTATGGCAAATACGATTATTTCTTCTCACCACGCTGGTATGGTTATCTGAACCAGTCTTTAGAGAATGATCGCTTCCGCGATTTGCGATTGCGCAGTGTTTCGGGTGCTGGTAGCGGTTACCAGATATTTGAAACGCCCAATATCAATCTGGCACTTGAAGGTGGTTTGAACTATATCACTGAGGATTATTATCAGGCTGATCCAGAAAGCTATCCTGCCCTGCGCTGGGCGATTAAGTATGACCAGCTTTTGTTTAAAAATGACGTCCGCTTTTTTCATGAGCACGAAGTACTGCTGGGCTTGCAACAAACCAGCCAGACGCTGTTCTCAAGTAAGACTGGTTTGAGGTTCCCGCTTTTGTTTGGTTTCAACGCGACTACCCAGCTTAACTTTAACTGGGATAGCCAGCCATCGCCCGGGCGCACCAAAGAAGACTCTACCCTCCTCTTTACCGTTGGCTATGGCTGGTAG
- a CDS encoding metallophosphoesterase: protein MRPILFLSAFFSLILVLHGYIGIRLLSDLPIGFNGHLTGIFLLIISSLLIPLGMLARFIKRQPLSDVLAWVGLLAMGLFSSLLVLTFLRDVALMLMSLFSKTLPSHLIEVFPMWSAVSVPVLALTVTLIGFINARARASVVHIDIPIAQLPDGLHGFTIVQISDIHVGPTIKRNYLQAIIEKVNSLNADLIAITGDMVDGNVETLAKHTSGLADLRARHGSYFVTGNHEYYSGAHAWITEFRRLGLQVLMNEHVVLKHDDAEIVIAGVTDYSAHQFDPAHRSDPVAAIHGAPDSASTRVLLAHQPRSAALASRAGFDLQLSGHTHGGQFWPWNLFVPLQQPFTAGLNRLENLWIYTSRGTGYWGPPKRFGAPSEITKIRLVPAL from the coding sequence TTGCGCCCCATCCTCTTTTTATCAGCCTTTTTCAGCTTAATTCTTGTACTGCATGGCTATATTGGCATACGCCTGCTTTCTGACTTACCCATAGGTTTTAATGGACATTTAACGGGGATCTTTTTACTGATCATCTCTAGCTTGCTCATTCCGTTGGGCATGCTGGCGCGCTTCATTAAGCGCCAGCCTTTGTCTGATGTATTGGCTTGGGTAGGGCTACTCGCCATGGGGCTTTTTTCATCGCTATTAGTGCTTACCTTTTTGCGTGATGTAGCGTTAATGTTGATGAGCTTATTTTCAAAAACATTGCCTAGTCACTTGATTGAGGTCTTTCCAATGTGGTCTGCTGTTTCAGTGCCTGTATTAGCATTGACTGTCACCTTAATCGGCTTCATCAATGCCAGAGCGCGAGCAAGCGTGGTGCATATTGATATCCCCATCGCTCAGTTGCCCGATGGCTTACATGGATTCACTATCGTGCAAATCAGCGATATTCACGTTGGCCCAACCATCAAGCGCAACTACCTACAGGCGATTATTGAAAAAGTGAATAGCCTGAATGCCGACTTGATCGCTATCACAGGCGACATGGTCGATGGGAATGTCGAAACCCTCGCAAAACATACTTCAGGGCTTGCCGATCTGCGCGCGCGCCATGGCAGCTATTTTGTCACAGGCAACCATGAATATTATTCAGGGGCGCATGCCTGGATTACCGAGTTCAGGCGGCTGGGTTTGCAGGTCTTGATGAATGAGCACGTAGTGTTGAAACATGACGATGCTGAGATTGTCATTGCAGGCGTCACCGATTACAGCGCACACCAGTTTGACCCAGCGCACAGAAGTGACCCGGTAGCCGCCATACATGGCGCTCCTGACAGTGCAAGCACGAGAGTATTACTTGCTCACCAACCGCGGAGTGCGGCATTAGCTTCGCGTGCGGGGTTTGATTTGCAGCTCTCAGGGCATACGCATGGCGGGCAATTCTGGCCGTGGAATCTATTTGTACCACTGCAACAGCCCTTTACTGCAGGCTTGAACCGTCTGGAAAATCTATGGATATATACCAGTCGCGGCACAGGCTATTGGGGACCACCAAAACGCTTCGGCGCACCTTCCGAAATCACCAAGATTCGGCTAGTGCCTGCGCTTTAG
- the ppk2 gene encoding polyphosphate kinase 2 — MTLDHEELSRRVQSDVNDSYDEEYELELDDRILDELVGAETGELSSEDKEQRRLYFRELFRLQGELVKLQDWVASTGHKVVILFEGRDAAGKGGVIKRITQRLNPRVCRVAALPAPNDRERTQWYFQRYISHLPAAGEMVLFDRSWYNRAGVERVMGFCDDEQYEEFFRSVPEFEKMLVRSGIQLIKYWFSISDEEQHLRFLGRIHDPLRQWKLSPMDLESRRRWEEYTKAKEVMLERTHIAEAPWWVVQADNKKTARLNCIHHLLQQMPYEEIKRPSIELPERIRHDDYVRQPVDERLFVPEIY; from the coding sequence ATGACTTTAGATCATGAAGAATTAAGCCGTCGCGTTCAATCTGACGTGAACGATAGTTACGATGAAGAGTACGAGCTTGAACTGGATGACCGTATTCTGGATGAATTGGTCGGTGCTGAAACAGGCGAACTGTCCAGCGAAGATAAAGAACAGCGTCGCCTGTATTTTCGCGAGCTATTTCGCTTGCAGGGCGAGCTGGTCAAGCTACAGGATTGGGTTGCCAGCACTGGCCATAAGGTAGTGATTTTATTTGAAGGACGCGATGCCGCAGGCAAAGGTGGCGTGATCAAGCGTATCACACAGCGTTTGAACCCTCGCGTCTGCCGAGTAGCAGCATTGCCAGCGCCTAACGATAGAGAGCGTACGCAATGGTACTTCCAGCGTTATATCTCCCATTTGCCTGCTGCGGGTGAAATGGTGCTGTTTGACCGTAGCTGGTACAACCGTGCAGGCGTTGAGCGCGTGATGGGGTTTTGTGATGACGAGCAATACGAGGAGTTTTTCCGCTCAGTGCCAGAATTTGAAAAGATGCTGGTGCGCTCTGGTATTCAACTCATCAAATACTGGTTTTCGATTTCGGATGAAGAGCAGCACCTGCGCTTTTTAGGCCGGATTCACGACCCGTTGCGTCAATGGAAACTCAGCCCGATGGATTTGGAATCACGTCGTCGCTGGGAAGAATATACCAAGGCTAAAGAAGTCATGCTTGAGCGCACGCATATCGCTGAGGCCCCTTGGTGGGTAGTGCAAGCGGACAATAAAAAGACTGCGCGCTTGAATTGTATCCACCACTTGTTGCAGCAAATGCCCTACGAAGAAATCAAGCGCCCTAGCATCGAATTGCCTGAACGTATCAGGCATGATGACTATGTTCGCCAGCCAGTGGATGAGCGTCTTTTCGTACCAGAGATTTATTGA
- a CDS encoding SDR family NAD(P)-dependent oxidoreductase has product MNNKIAIVTGGSRGLGKNMALHLAKKGIDVILTYNSKLAEANEVVTEIEQAGGKAVALQLNVGDSKSFAAFTEQVKAALRNTWNTEHFDFLVNNAGIGVHASFAETTEEQFDQLLNIHLKGAFFLTQKLLPVINEGGRIINISSGLARFALPGYSAYATMKGGIETLTKYMAKELGSRGIAVNVVAPGAIETDFGGGAVRDNAQLNQFVAAQTALGRAGLPDDIGGVIASLLSEDNRWVNGQRIEASGGMFL; this is encoded by the coding sequence ATGAACAACAAAATTGCAATTGTGACCGGCGGTAGCCGCGGTTTAGGCAAGAACATGGCATTGCATCTCGCCAAAAAGGGGATTGATGTCATCCTCACCTACAACAGCAAACTGGCTGAAGCGAATGAGGTGGTTACAGAGATTGAGCAAGCTGGTGGTAAGGCGGTAGCGCTTCAACTGAATGTTGGCGACAGCAAATCATTCGCGGCATTCACTGAGCAGGTGAAAGCTGCATTGAGGAACACATGGAATACCGAACACTTTGATTTCTTGGTGAACAATGCAGGCATAGGCGTTCACGCCTCTTTTGCTGAAACCACTGAAGAACAATTTGACCAGTTACTCAATATTCACCTGAAGGGCGCATTTTTCCTCACCCAGAAACTACTACCGGTGATTAATGAAGGTGGTCGTATCATCAATATCTCTAGTGGTTTGGCGCGCTTTGCCCTACCTGGATATTCGGCTTATGCAACCATGAAAGGCGGCATTGAAACCCTGACCAAGTACATGGCCAAAGAACTAGGCAGCCGTGGCATTGCAGTCAATGTGGTCGCACCTGGGGCGATAGAAACCGACTTTGGCGGTGGCGCTGTGCGCGACAATGCGCAACTTAACCAGTTTGTAGCCGCGCAAACTGCGCTAGGCCGTGCTGGTTTGCCAGATGATATTGGCGGAGTCATCGCATCATTGCTGTCAGAAGACAACCGCTGGGTGAATGGCCAGCGTATTGAGGCTTCAGGCGGCATGTTTCTGTAA
- a CDS encoding S1 family peptidase, whose product MTRYLFALLYLSLALPAAAMPTDELLQKINTLVVRVQVELANGGYGVGSGVVVAEDQIVTNCHVIANANSIGVLSNRTAYTVTAIKADWHHDVCILKVDGLNAPVASISPSKNLKYQQPVFATGFPDFSPVPSSTFGYVKALYPMDDSVIVRASSTFRLGDSGGGLFDDSGNLVGVMTLKSPGHNAYYYFMPVEWVQALLKQPEQALGTKSELPFWAESLDKWPSFMRVVQPYLTEDWASLQKVATQWTKEEPNNAEAWFYLAAAEYGNNNNLISEIHLRRAVALNSQHSLALYYLGLIAEDDGKHMEALTSIALLNKFDVAVADQLKVAIGIIPDQQ is encoded by the coding sequence ATGACAAGGTATTTGTTTGCTTTATTGTATTTGAGTTTAGCGTTACCCGCGGCGGCCATGCCAACGGATGAATTGCTACAAAAAATCAATACCTTGGTCGTGCGTGTGCAGGTGGAGCTTGCTAATGGCGGTTACGGAGTTGGCTCTGGCGTAGTGGTAGCTGAAGACCAGATTGTTACCAATTGCCATGTGATTGCGAACGCCAATTCAATAGGGGTACTCAGTAACAGAACCGCTTATACGGTCACTGCCATCAAAGCCGATTGGCACCATGATGTATGTATTCTAAAAGTAGATGGTTTAAATGCACCAGTTGCTAGCATTAGCCCCAGTAAAAACCTGAAATACCAACAACCAGTATTCGCTACTGGCTTCCCCGACTTTTCCCCAGTACCTTCCAGCACTTTTGGCTATGTAAAAGCCTTATACCCGATGGATGACAGCGTGATTGTGCGTGCATCTAGCACTTTCAGGTTGGGTGATAGTGGCGGTGGACTATTTGATGATAGTGGCAACCTAGTGGGCGTCATGACCCTGAAAAGCCCAGGCCATAATGCCTATTATTACTTCATGCCAGTGGAATGGGTGCAAGCTTTACTGAAACAACCAGAACAAGCGCTTGGTACAAAAAGTGAACTGCCATTCTGGGCAGAGTCTCTGGATAAATGGCCTTCATTCATGCGGGTAGTACAGCCGTATCTGACTGAAGATTGGGCTTCGCTACAAAAAGTCGCCACACAATGGACAAAAGAAGAGCCTAACAATGCAGAAGCTTGGTTTTACTTGGCTGCAGCAGAATACGGAAACAACAATAACTTGATCTCTGAGATTCATTTACGCAGAGCCGTTGCGCTTAATAGTCAACACAGCCTTGCGCTCTATTATCTGGGCCTGATTGCTGAAGATGATGGCAAGCACATGGAAGCACTCACCAGTATTGCTCTACTCAACAAGTTCGATGTTGCCGTGGCCGACCAACTCAAGGTTGCCATAGGCATTATTCCAGACCAGCAATAA
- a CDS encoding TIGR03643 family protein, translated as MTIKADNPLTEEEVSRIIEMAWEDRTPFEAIEQQFQLSEADVIKLMRSSMKASSFRMWRKRVTGRTTKHSALRSPEISRAYCATQYKHK; from the coding sequence ATGACGATTAAAGCCGACAATCCACTGACTGAAGAAGAAGTCTCCCGCATTATAGAAATGGCGTGGGAAGACCGCACACCGTTTGAGGCGATAGAACAACAGTTTCAATTAAGCGAGGCCGATGTGATCAAGCTCATGCGCTCATCCATGAAAGCTAGCTCATTTAGAATGTGGCGTAAACGCGTGACTGGCAGAACAACCAAACATAGCGCGCTAAGATCCCCAGAAATCAGTCGTGCCTATTGCGCTACGCAATATAAACACAAGTAG
- a CDS encoding LysR family transcriptional regulator: protein MDKLSAMQVFVRVAELASFTKAAEQTGIQKGGISTAIQQLESQMGVRLLHRTTRKVQLTQDGQIFYERCKDLLAEVDEVDAMFQQASTPINGRLRVDMPINIARNLVIPNLPAFMSQHPNLQIELSSTDRRVDIVAEGFDCLIRIGNLADSGLIARPLGHLKLVNCVSPSYIQKYGEPMSIEDLGQHFIVDYAPVLGAKAPAWEYFNGEKYIHLKMKAAITVNSTDTYSAACLAGLGIVQVPYEGVKHYLDSGAMVQILKNYHAEPMPISLIYPHRRHLARRVQVFMDWVAALMDQYVDH from the coding sequence TTGGATAAATTAAGCGCCATGCAGGTGTTTGTCCGTGTTGCCGAGCTGGCCAGCTTTACCAAGGCTGCAGAACAAACGGGCATACAAAAAGGCGGCATTTCAACCGCTATCCAACAACTGGAAAGCCAGATGGGTGTGCGACTTTTGCACCGTACCACGCGCAAAGTGCAACTTACCCAAGATGGTCAGATATTCTATGAACGTTGCAAAGACCTGCTGGCGGAAGTGGACGAGGTCGATGCGATGTTTCAGCAAGCCTCAACGCCCATCAATGGCCGTTTACGTGTCGATATGCCGATCAACATTGCTAGAAATCTGGTGATTCCAAATTTGCCAGCATTCATGAGCCAGCATCCGAATCTCCAGATTGAACTTAGTAGCACCGACAGGCGTGTGGACATTGTCGCAGAGGGGTTTGATTGCCTGATCCGCATCGGCAATCTCGCAGACTCAGGCTTGATCGCGCGGCCATTAGGGCATCTCAAGTTGGTCAATTGCGTCAGCCCAAGCTACATTCAAAAGTATGGTGAGCCAATGTCGATTGAAGATTTAGGCCAGCATTTTATTGTGGACTACGCGCCAGTCTTGGGTGCTAAAGCACCAGCATGGGAATATTTCAACGGAGAAAAATATATTCACTTAAAAATGAAAGCCGCAATCACGGTCAACAGTACCGATACCTACAGTGCCGCTTGCCTTGCAGGCTTAGGCATCGTGCAAGTGCCTTACGAAGGCGTAAAACATTATCTCGACTCTGGCGCCATGGTGCAGATACTCAAAAACTACCATGCAGAACCGATGCCTATTTCCTTAATTTACCCACATAGACGCCACTTGGCGCGCCGTGTGCAAGTGTTTATGGATTGGGTTGCAGCGCTGATGGATCAATATGTAGATCACTAA